A portion of the Micromonospora tarapacensis genome contains these proteins:
- the mca gene encoding mycothiol conjugate amidase Mca encodes MAEQLRLMAVHAHPDDESSKGAATTAKYVAEGVDVLVVTCTGGERGSVLNPKLDRPDVWANIAEIRRAEMDAARAILGIEQAWLGFVDSGLPEGDPLPPLPEGCFALQDVAVAAGPLVRLMREFRPHVVTTYDEEGGYPHPDHIMCHRVSVAAFEAAGDAERYPDLGEPWQPLKLYYDIGFSKGKILALHEAMLAAGVESPYAEWLTRWEERPDKGPRITTRVECADYFPVRDDALRAHATQVDPDGFWFQVPMEQQRRAWPTEDFQLVRSVVDSPLPESDLFAGVRGTAHAR; translated from the coding sequence TTGGCAGAGCAACTTCGACTCATGGCCGTCCACGCGCACCCCGACGACGAGTCGAGCAAGGGCGCCGCGACGACGGCGAAGTACGTCGCTGAAGGGGTGGACGTGCTGGTCGTGACCTGTACGGGGGGCGAGCGGGGCAGCGTGCTCAACCCCAAGCTCGACCGACCCGACGTGTGGGCGAACATCGCCGAGATCCGCCGCGCCGAGATGGACGCGGCGCGGGCCATCCTGGGCATCGAGCAGGCGTGGCTGGGCTTCGTCGACTCCGGCCTGCCCGAGGGCGACCCGCTGCCGCCGCTGCCCGAGGGCTGTTTCGCGTTGCAGGACGTCGCGGTGGCCGCCGGTCCACTGGTGCGGCTGATGCGGGAGTTCCGCCCGCACGTGGTCACCACCTACGACGAGGAGGGCGGCTATCCGCACCCGGATCACATCATGTGTCACCGGGTCAGCGTGGCGGCCTTCGAGGCGGCCGGCGACGCCGAGCGTTACCCGGACCTGGGCGAGCCCTGGCAGCCGCTCAAGCTCTATTACGACATCGGCTTCTCGAAGGGCAAGATCCTGGCGCTGCACGAGGCCATGCTCGCCGCGGGCGTCGAGTCGCCGTACGCGGAGTGGCTGACCCGCTGGGAGGAGCGGCCGGACAAGGGCCCGCGGATCACCACCCGGGTCGAGTGCGCCGACTACTTCCCCGTCCGTGACGACGCGCTGCGGGCTCACGCCACCCAGGTGGACCCGGACGGCTTCTGGTTCCAGGTGCCGATGGAGCAGCAGCGGCGCGCCTGGCCCACGGAGGACTTCCAGCTCGTCCGCTCGGTGGTCGACAGCCCGCTGCCGGAGTCCGACCTGTTCGCCGGCGTACGGGGGACGGCCCATGCCCGCTGA
- a CDS encoding thioredoxin domain-containing protein — protein MNRLAEATSPYLLQHAGNPVDWWPWCDEAFAEARRRGVPVLISVGYSACHWCHVMAHESFEDASVGKLLNEGFVSIKVDREERPDVDAVYMTATQAMTGQGGWPMTVFATPDGTPFFCGTYFPRPNFVRLLQSVGTAWRDQRDAVLRQGAAVVEAIGGAQAVGGPTAPLTAELLDAAADRLAGEYDEVNGGFGGAPKFPPHMNLLFLLRHHQRTGSARSLEIVRHTCEAMARGGIHDQLAGGFARYSVDAHWTVPHFEKMLYDNALLLRVYTQLWRLTGDALALRVARDIARFLADELHRPGQGFASALDADTEGVEGLTYAWTPAQLVEALGDADGRWAADLFAVTEAGTFEHGMSVLRLARDVDDAGPEVRGRWQDVVRRLLAARDSRPQPARDDKVVAAWNGLAVTALAEFVRLVETAGRIGAEGEANLLEGVTIVADGAMRDTAEHLARVHVVDGRLRRASRDGRVGEPAGVLEDYGCVAEAFCAMHQATGEGRWLDLAGQLLDTALAHFAAPGGAFYDTADDAERLIARPADPTDNATPSGRSAIAAALVAYAALTGENRYREAAGAALSTIAPIVGRHARFTGYAATVGEALLSGPYEIAVATGDPAGDRLVAAAYRHAPPGAVIVAGPPDQPGVPLLAGRPLLDGRAAAYVCRGFVCQRPVTGVDDLVAQLG, from the coding sequence GTGAATCGACTTGCGGAGGCCACCAGCCCGTACCTGCTCCAGCACGCCGGCAACCCGGTGGACTGGTGGCCGTGGTGTGACGAGGCGTTCGCCGAGGCGAGACGGCGGGGCGTGCCGGTGCTGATCTCGGTCGGTTACTCCGCCTGCCACTGGTGTCACGTGATGGCGCACGAGTCGTTCGAGGACGCGAGTGTGGGCAAGCTGCTCAACGAGGGCTTCGTGTCGATCAAGGTGGACCGTGAGGAACGGCCCGACGTCGACGCCGTCTACATGACCGCCACCCAGGCGATGACCGGTCAGGGGGGCTGGCCGATGACGGTCTTCGCCACGCCGGACGGCACCCCGTTCTTCTGCGGGACGTACTTCCCCCGGCCGAACTTCGTCCGGCTGCTCCAGTCCGTCGGCACGGCGTGGCGGGACCAGCGGGACGCCGTGCTGCGTCAGGGCGCCGCGGTGGTCGAGGCGATCGGCGGTGCCCAGGCCGTGGGTGGCCCCACCGCCCCGCTCACCGCCGAGCTGCTCGACGCCGCCGCCGACCGGCTGGCCGGCGAGTACGACGAGGTCAACGGCGGGTTCGGCGGGGCACCGAAGTTCCCGCCGCACATGAATCTGCTCTTCCTGCTGCGCCACCACCAGCGCACCGGCTCGGCCCGCAGCCTGGAGATCGTCCGGCACACCTGCGAGGCGATGGCCCGGGGCGGAATCCACGACCAGCTCGCCGGGGGGTTCGCCCGGTATTCCGTGGACGCCCACTGGACCGTGCCGCACTTCGAGAAGATGCTCTACGACAACGCCCTGCTGCTGCGGGTCTACACCCAGCTGTGGCGGCTCACCGGCGACGCGCTGGCCCTTCGGGTGGCCCGGGACATCGCCCGGTTCCTGGCCGACGAGCTGCACCGCCCCGGGCAGGGCTTCGCCTCCGCGCTGGACGCGGACACTGAGGGCGTGGAGGGGCTCACCTACGCCTGGACCCCGGCCCAGCTCGTCGAGGCGCTCGGCGACGCCGACGGCCGGTGGGCCGCGGACCTGTTCGCGGTGACCGAGGCCGGGACCTTTGAGCACGGCATGAGCGTGTTGCGGCTGGCCCGCGACGTCGACGACGCCGGCCCGGAGGTGCGTGGCCGCTGGCAGGACGTGGTCCGGCGGCTGCTGGCCGCCCGGGACAGCCGACCCCAGCCGGCGCGCGACGACAAGGTGGTGGCGGCCTGGAACGGGCTCGCGGTCACCGCGCTCGCCGAGTTCGTCCGGCTCGTCGAGACGGCCGGCCGGATCGGTGCGGAGGGGGAGGCGAACCTGCTGGAAGGGGTCACCATCGTCGCCGACGGTGCGATGCGGGACACCGCCGAGCACCTCGCCCGGGTGCACGTCGTCGACGGTCGGCTGCGCCGCGCCTCCCGCGACGGTCGGGTCGGCGAGCCGGCCGGCGTGCTGGAGGACTACGGCTGCGTGGCCGAGGCGTTCTGCGCCATGCACCAGGCCACCGGGGAGGGACGGTGGCTGGACCTGGCCGGCCAGCTGCTCGACACCGCCCTGGCGCACTTCGCCGCACCCGGCGGGGCGTTCTACGACACCGCCGACGACGCGGAGCGGCTGATCGCCAGGCCGGCCGACCCGACCGACAACGCCACCCCCTCCGGCCGGTCGGCGATCGCCGCCGCCCTGGTCGCGTACGCGGCGTTGACCGGGGAGAACCGCTACCGGGAGGCTGCCGGGGCGGCCCTGTCCACCATCGCGCCGATCGTCGGGCGGCACGCCCGGTTCACCGGGTACGCGGCGACGGTGGGCGAGGCGCTGCTCTCCGGGCCGTACGAGATCGCGGTGGCCACCGGGGATCCGGCCGGTGACCGGCTGGTCGCGGCGGCGTACCGGCACGCCCCGCCCGGTGCGGTGATCGTGGCGGGTCCGCCGGACCAGCCAGGAGTGCCGCTGCTGGCCGGCCGCCCGCTGCTCGACGGGCGCGCCGCCGCGTACGTCTGCCGGGGCTTCGTCTGCCAACGGCCGGTGACCGGCGTCGACGACCTGGTGGCGCAGCTGGGCTGA
- a CDS encoding DUF4307 domain-containing protein — MTETHTTLGPDVPVFPPGRYGRRRAPRRRRPVLAALLVIAVVATLTGVSVRLYRQYGDPAYDAQVISYGDITDSQVVVHFRVNLPDGGSAVCLLRARDRAGAEVAREEVSVAATAGQRHSTVRHRLATSARPFIGEVVRCRPPA, encoded by the coding sequence GTGACCGAGACGCACACCACACTTGGACCGGACGTGCCGGTCTTCCCGCCCGGCCGGTACGGCCGCCGCCGGGCGCCACGCCGCCGCCGGCCGGTGTTGGCCGCGCTGCTGGTGATCGCCGTGGTCGCGACGCTCACCGGCGTCTCGGTCCGGCTCTACCGGCAGTACGGCGACCCGGCGTACGACGCCCAGGTGATCAGCTACGGCGACATCACGGACAGCCAGGTGGTGGTCCACTTCCGGGTGAACCTGCCGGACGGCGGCTCGGCGGTGTGCCTGCTGCGGGCCCGGGACCGCGCCGGTGCCGAGGTGGCCCGGGAGGAGGTGTCGGTGGCCGCCACGGCGGGGCAGCGGCACAGCACCGTCCGGCATCGTCTCGCCACCAGCGCACGACCCTTCATCGGTGAGGTCGTCCGCTGCCGGCCGCCCGCCTGA
- the purE gene encoding 5-(carboxyamino)imidazole ribonucleotide mutase has product MSTVGVIMGSDSDWPTMKAAAEVLAEFEVPYEVEVVSAHRTPVKMIDYGRAAAGRGLKVIIAGAGGAAALPGMVASVTPLPVIGVPVPLKHLDGMDSLLSIVQMPAGVPVATVSIGNARNAGLLAVRILAAADGTLLDRMSAYQADLEQLVAEKDAALRASLA; this is encoded by the coding sequence GTGAGCACGGTCGGTGTGATCATGGGCAGCGACTCGGACTGGCCGACGATGAAGGCCGCCGCCGAGGTGCTCGCCGAGTTCGAGGTGCCGTACGAGGTCGAGGTGGTCTCGGCGCACCGCACGCCGGTCAAGATGATCGACTACGGCCGCGCCGCCGCCGGCCGTGGTCTCAAGGTGATCATCGCCGGGGCCGGCGGGGCGGCGGCGCTGCCCGGCATGGTCGCCTCGGTGACCCCGCTGCCGGTGATCGGCGTGCCGGTGCCGCTCAAGCACCTCGACGGCATGGATTCGCTGCTGTCCATCGTGCAGATGCCGGCCGGCGTGCCGGTGGCGACCGTGTCGATCGGCAATGCCCGCAACGCCGGGCTGCTCGCCGTCCGCATCCTGGCCGCCGCCGACGGCACCCTGCTCGACCGGATGTCGGCGTACCAGGCCGACCTGGAGCAGCTGGTCGCCGAGAAGGACGCCGCGCTGCGCGCCTCCCTCGCGTAG